The genomic segment GGCGAGAACACCATCGCGATCACCGGCAACGTGCTGCGCGACTACCTCACCGACCTGTTCCCGATCCTCGAGCTCGCAACTTCGGCGAAAATGCTCTCGATCGTGAAGCTGATGCAGGGCGGCGGCATGTTCGAAACCGGCGCCGGCGGCTCGGCGCCCAAACACGTCCAGCAGCTCGTCGAGGAAAACCACCTGCGCTGGGACAGCCTGGGCGAGTTCTGCGCGCTGGGCGAGAGCTTCCAGTTCTTCGCCGACCAATCGGGCAATGAAAAGGCCCGCGTGCTCGGCAAGGCGGTGGATGTGGCGACGCAAGGGATCCTCGACGAGGACCGCAGCCCGAGCCGCAAGGTCGGCCAGCCCGACAACCGCGACAGCCATTACTGGTTCGCGCGCTACTGGGCCAAGGCGCTCGCCGAGCAGACCGAGGATGCCGAGCTCGCCGCGCATTTCGCGCCGGTCGCGCAGGCGCTGATCGAGGGCGAGGCGGCGATCCTGGCCGAGCTCGCCGCGGTGCAGGGCAAGCCCGCGGATCTGGGCGGCTACTACCATGGTGATGCGGCGAAAACCGCCGCCGTGATGCGCCCCTCGGCGACGCTCAACGCGATCTTCGCCTGAGCTTTGGGTCGCTGACATTCGCGCCCCGTCCGGTTCGCCGGGCGGGGCTTTTTGTTGCGCTGTTCAAGGGGTTAGCAGGCGCGCCAGGGCCCGCCATCGGCGCCATGCGCCGCCGCGAGCTCGGCGATGATCGCCATGTCGCGCCCATCGAGCGGCCCCGCCGCACGCGGCCGGAACCGCAGCCGCACCGCCGCGAGCAGCGCCTCGAAGGGCGCCTCGGGGTAGCCAAAAGCGTTTGCCAGCGCCGCAAACGCCGCCCGATCGGGCGCGATTTCGGGCCCCGGCGCGGCGCCCGGCTCGGGCCAGAGCGCCAGCCCCTGCCGCGCCAGCCGCGCCCAATCGAACCGCGGCCCGGGGTCGGATTTGCGCTCGGGCGCCATGTCGCTATGCGCGATCACCCCCTCCGGCCCGATCCCCCAGCGCGCCATGATCGCGCGCAAGAGAGCCTCGAGCGCGGCCATCTGCGGCTCGGGGAAGGGCCGGTCGCCCGGGTTCGCGAGCTCGATCCCGATCGAGCGCGAATTCACATCGCCGCGCCCGGCCCAGGCGCCCGCGCCCGCATGCCAGGCGCGCGCCTCCTCCGCCACGAGCGCCTCACAGGCGCCGTCCTCGGCGATCAGCCAATGTGCGGATACCTCCGCCGCCGGGTCGCACAGCCGCGCCCGCGCCTCGGCCGCGCTCGCCATGGCGGTGTAATGGATCACGATGAGCTCGGGCCGCGCGCCGTCGCGCCGCGGGCCGAAATTGGGCGAGGGCAGGCTCACCGGCTCAGGGCCGCGCCGCCTGGAACGGCCGCGGGTCCCAGCCACAGGCGAAGCCATCGCCATCGGGGTCGAGGTTGAGCGGGTCTTTCGCCGGGCCGCCCTTCTCGAGGAACGCCATCTGCGCCAGATCGGAGGAGGTGAACTTCGCGCAGGCCTTCTCGGGCGAGGTCAGCCGCAGGCCGGAGCGTTCATAAACCGATTGACCGGGCGCGTTGCCCGCCGCAAGCGCATAGGCCGCGAGGTTCGGCCCCGCCGCGCCGCCGCTGGCCACCGGGGCCACGGGGGCCGCCGGAACCGCCGCCGGAACCGCAGTCGAGCTCGCCGTGGCGCTCTCGCCCGCGAACACCGGCGCGGGCGCCGCACCCGCCGGCGCGGTGGCGTTCAGCGCGGCCAGCGCATCGGCGCCGATCGCCTGCGGATCGCTCGCCCCCGGCGCGCCCGCCACACCCGCAACCGGCGCCCCGGCCGCCACCGGCACGGGCAGCGCCTGCTCGCCCAAAGCGGGCGCCACCGGCGCGGGCGCGGGCGTGCCCAGCGCCGAGAGCGGCGCGTTCGAGTTGAGCGGCGGCGTCGCGCTGATCGGCCCGCTGGTCACCGCCGCCGGGGCGGGGATGGCGGCGGGCGCGGCCTGCTTGCCGCCGAGCTCCGCCTCGCGCTTGAGATAGGTCTCGTAATCGCCAAAACCGACGCCGGAATTCGGCACCCCCCCGTCACAGGCCGCAATCGCCAGAACCGGCAGGAGAAAAACGAGACGTTTCATGCGCTTACCCTCTTACCACCATTGCGCGGGCTTGGCCGTGAAGCCAACCGCCTTCTCGAGGACCAGCGCCTGGTTGAGCAGATCGCCCTCGCCCCAGGGCCGCCCGATGAGCTGCAACCCGAGCGGCAGCCCCTTCGCATCGAGCCCCGCCGGCACCGAAACGCCCGGCAGCCCGGCAAGGTTCACCGTCACTGTGAAGACGTCGTTGAGATACATCTCGACCGGGTCCGCGTCCTGCATCTCGCCCAGACCAAAGGCCGAGGAGGGCGTCGCGGGCGTCAGGATCGCGTCGATCCCGGCCGCGAAAGCCTCGTCGAAATCGCGCTTGATCAGCGCGCGCACGCGCCGCGCGCGGTTGTAATAGGCGTCGTAGAAGCCCGCCGAGAGCACATAGGTGCCGACCATGATCCGCCGCTGCACCTCGGGGCCAAAGCCCTCGGCGCGGGTCTTTTCATACATCTCGACAATGCCATCGCCCGCGCCGAGCTTGGCGCGGTGGCCATAGCGCACGCCATCATAGCGCGCGAGGTTCGACGAGGCCTCCGCCGGGGCGATGACGTAATAGGCCGGCAGCGCGTATTTGGTATGCGGCAGCGAGATATCGACGATCTCGGCGCCCGCATCCTTCAGCATCGCCGCGCCCTCATCCCAGAGCCTGGCGATCTCGGCGTTCATGCCCTCGAGCCGGTATTCCCGCGGGATGCCGATCTTCTTGCCGCGGATATCGCCGGTCAGCGCCGCTTCGAAATCGGGCACTGCGATCTCGGCCGAGGTCGAATCCTTCGGGTCGACCGAGGCCATCGCGCCGAGCATGATCGCCGCGTCGCGCACCGTCTTGGTCATCGGCCCGGCCTGATCGAGCGAGGAGGCAAAGGCCACCACGCCCCAGCGGCTGACGCGCCCATAGGTCGGCTTGATCCCGACGATGCCGGTGAAGGCCGCGGGCTGGCGGATCGAGCCGCCGGTGTCGGTGCCGGTCGCGGCCAGACACAGATCCGCCGCCACCGCCGCCGCCGAGCCGCCCGAGGAGCCGCCGGGGGTGAGCGCGCGCTCGTCGATCTTCCAGGGGTTCACCACCGGGCCGTAGCAGGCCGTCTCGTTCGACGAGCCCATCGCGAATTCATCCATCGAGAGCTTGCCGAGCATGACCGCGCCCGCGTCCCACAGATTCTGGGTCACGGTCGATTCATATTCCGGCTTGAACCCCGAAAGGATCTTCGAGGCGGCTTGCGTGGCCACCCCCTTCGTCGCGAAAAGATCCTTGATCCCCAGGGGGATACCGCACATCGCAGGGGCGTCGCCCGCGCGGATCCGGGCATCGGCTGCGGCGGCCTGGGCGCGCGCGGTCTCCGGCGTCTTGGCGCAGAACGCGTTGAGCACATCGGCCGCCTCGATCGCCGCGAGGCAGCTTTCGGTGATCTCGACCGCGGTCACATCGCCCTTGCGCAGCGCATCGCGCGCCTCGGCGATCGTCAGTTTGTTCAGGCTCATTCGACCACCTTCGGCACGGCAAAGAAGCCCTCGCGGGCATCGGGGGCGTTCTTGAGGATCTTGTCCTGGTAACCGCCATCGGTCACCTCGTCGACGCGGCGCTTCAGGCGCATCGGCGTGACCGAGGTCATCGGCTCGATGCCCTCCACGTTCACCTCGTTGAGCTGCTCCATGAAGGTCAGGATGCCCGAAAGCTGGCCAGCGAGCTTGGGCAGGTCTTCCTCGGCCACGGCAATCCGCGCCAGATGCGCCACCTTGCGGGCGGTATCGATGTCAATGGACATTGGGGTCTCCGCTTGTCTGGCCCCGGGTTTAGCGCCCAAGGCCGCGCGGATCAAGCGCGCTTGCCGTGCCCGGGCACCACGCTACTGTGAGGGGAAATTCTGGAGGATGACATGAAACTCACCTGGCTCGGCCATTCCGGCTTCCGTCTCGAGATCGAGGGCGCGACGCTGCTTATCGACCCCTGGCTCACCGGCAATCCCGTGTTCCCGCCCGAGGCCCGCGCCAAGGCGCTCGCGGGCGCGACGCATATCCTGCTCACCCATGGCCATGGCGACCATTCCGCCGATACGCTCGCCATCGCCAAGGAGCTCGGCATCCCCGTCGTCGGCATCTATGACCTGATCAGCTTCTGGCAGGAAACCGAGGGCATCACGGGGCTGGGCTTCAACCGCGGCGGCACCGTCGATCTCGCCGGCGCCAGGGTCACCATGGTGCCGGCCTCGCACAGCTCCTCGATCGGCGGGCCGGCGGGCCCGGTCTATGCGGGCTCCGAGGCGGGCTACATGATCGCGGGCGAGGGCCGGGTGATCTATCTCTCGGGCGATACCACGGTGATGGCCGACATGGGCTGGATGGGCGAGCTCTACCGCCCCGATATCGGCATCCTCTGCGCCGGCGGGCATTTCACCATGGATATGAAAACCGCCGCCTTCGCCGCGCATAAATACTTCGATTTCAAGACGGTGATCCCCTGCCATTACCGCACCTTCCCGCTTCTTGAGCAAAGCGCCGAGGCGCTTGTCGCGGGGCTGCCCGGCGTCGAGGTGATCGAGCCCGAGGTGATGGTCGCGCTCGAGCTGTGAAGGGGGGGCAGGGGGCGCTGCCCCCTCGGGCCTTTGGCCCTTCACCCCCGGGATATTTGGGCATCGTTGAAGGGAGGCTTCGGGCCCCTGCATTTCAATGATGTTCAAATATCCCGGGGGGCTGCCGCAAGGCAGCGGGGGCGGCGCCCCCTCGGGAGCAAGGAGGGGGCGCCGCTCTGAGCTCAGATCTCGACCGAGACCTTGCCCATCGGGTTCGAGCAACAGGCGAGGATATAGCCTGCCTCGATATCGTCGTCGGAAATCCCGCCGTTATGGACCATATGGACCTCGCCGGCGGTTTTCTTGACCTTGCAGGTGCCGCACAGGCCGAAAGTGCAGCCCGAGGGGATGTTGAGGCCCGCGCGTTTGGCGACCGCGAGCACGGTATCGGTCTCGGCGCAGCTTTGCGTCACGCCCGAGGCGGTGAAGGTGATCTCCGAGCGCGCGGCGTCATCGAGCACCACATCGTCGAGCGCGGGCGCCTCGGCCTCGGAGGCCACGGCCAGGCCGAAGCTCTCCTGATGGTAGCGCTCCATGTCATAGCCGAGCGAGATCAGCATCTCGCGCACCGAGGCCATGAACGGCTCGGGCCCGCAGCAGAACACCTCGCGCTCGAGATAATCGGGCGCCATCAGGCCCAGCATGATCTGGTTGAGCCGCCCCTGATAGCCGTTCCAGGCGCGGAACGGGTCGGGTTTCTCGACCGTGAAGCGCAGCTGCAACCCCGGCACGCGGTTGGCGAATTGCTCGAGCCGCTCGCGGAAGATGATCTCCGAGGGGCGGCGCGCCGAATGGACGAAGGTGATGTCGGGCATCTCGCCCGAATCCCACGCCCAGGTGGTCATCGACATCATCGGGGTGATCCCCGAGCCCGCCGAGATGAAGAGATATTTGTCGGCCTGGTGGCGGCGGAAGGAGAAGATCCCCGCCGGGCCCCAGGCGCGGATCTTCATCCCCGGCTTGAGGTGGTCGAGCATCCAGCGCGTGCCGATCGAGTCGCTTTGCGCCTTCACCGTGAGCGAGATCGACAAGGGCCGCGAAGGGCTCGAGGAGATCGTGTAGGTGCGTTGCACGTTCCCGCCCGGCACCGGCAGGTCGAGCGTGATGAACTGCCCCGGCTCGTAGTCGAACCACGCGCCCGAAGGCGCGCGGAAGGTGAAGGTGGAGGTGTTGGGGGTTTCCGGCACGACCATGGCGCATTCGAGCATCTCGCTCTCGTGCCAGGGCTCGGCGGTCCAGTTCACGCGCGCCATCGGTTATTCCGCCGCCAGCGCGGGCGCATCGCCCAGACGTTCGCTCATCGTGTCGCAATACCAGTCGACGAACTGGATCACGCCCTCTTCCTGAACCGTCGAATAGGGGCCCGGCTCATAAGCGGGCGACAGGATCCCGGCCTGGTTCTCCTCGACAACCTGACGGTCCTCGTCATTGGTCGCCTCCCAGACCTCGGTCAGCGTCTTGAGGTCGTAATCCTTGCCCTCGACCGCGTCCGCCGGCACGAGCCAGGTGGTGGTGACCTGCGTTTCGGTCGCCGAGAGCGGCAGCACGCGGAACACGATCGCATGATCGGCGAGGAAATGGTTCCAGGTGTTCGGGTAGTGGAAGAACAGCAGCGAGCCCGCGTCGTTGAAGGGCATCTCGCCCATCCGCATGCCAGTGACCGCGGCCTTGGTGCTCATCGTGTAGCTCTCGGCGTTGTTCAGGAGCGGGATCCGCGCCAGACGCCATTGCATCTTCGGATGGTTGATGAAGCGCGAGGGCAGGCCGGCCGCCTCGCAGCGCGCCCAATGCGCCAAAATGTCGGGGCTGGCCGCGTCCGGGCCTTCCATCGCGGTCATCCGCGGATTGTCCGAATAGGTCCGGCACAGCGAGGGATGCGAGCCGCCGCAGTGATAGCACTCGCGGTTGTTCTCGATCACGAGCTTCCAGTTGCCCTTCTCGACGATCGTCGACTGGAACGCGACCTTGGCGGTCTTGATCCCCGAGGGCGCGAGATAGGCGCCCAGCGTCTTCGCGAGATCGGCGATCGGCGGCGGCACCTCGGCCAGACAGATGAACACCATCCCGCCGATATCGACGCAATGCACCTTCTTGAGCCCATGCGCCGAGGCGTCGAAATCTTCCTGCATGTCGCGGGCGTAGAGCAGCTTGCCGTCGAGCTCATAGGTCCACTGGTGATAGGGGCAGACGAGCTTGGGCGAGGTGCCCGAAGCCTTCGAGCACAGCCGCTGGCCGCGGTGGCGGCAGACGTTGTGGAACGCCCGGATCGTGCCATCCGAGCCGCGCGTCAGGATCACCGGATAGGCGCCGACCTGCAGCGTCGCGAAGCTGCCGGTCTTCGGGAGTTCGGCGGCCGGAACGGCAAACAGCCACTCGCGGTAGAAGATCTGCTCGAGATCGGCCTGATAGACCCCCTCGTCACAGTAGAGCGCCCGGCTCAGCGAGTAGTTCTTGCGGCGCGCGGCCAGTTCCGCGCGGATCTCGGATGCATTCAGCATCGGCTTTCCCCTGCTGCCCGCGCCTCCCCGCGCGGATGGTTTCTTGGTGACGGGCAAGCGCCCGGGTTGGCGGAGCGGGGGGACGCGACGGGCCCGGCCCCCGAGCGGGGCCTGCGGCGGATCCGGGCGTCCCTGCCCCGCAGTGTCGCGGGCGCCCCGATCGCTGCACTGTGCCAAATTGCGACCGCTGCGGCGCGGCAAATGCGACCTTCGGCGTCGCGATTCAGACATTGCGAGAACTTGCCTTGCGGCGGGGGAGGGGGCGCTGCCCCCGCTGCCCTCGCGGGCAGCCCCCCGGGATATTTGAACATCGTTGAAAGCCCGGGGGCCCTCCTTCAATGATGCCGAAATATCCCGGGGGAGAGGCCCGCAGGGCCGAGGGGGCAGCGCCCCCGTCGCGGTTGACGAAGGCCGCGCGCGCGCCTATGAGCGGCTCTGCGCGGATGGCTGGATGACCGCGGCGGCTCATAGCTCTGCACCTGCGGATAGCTGGGCCGTCGAGGAAAGTCCGGACTCCATGAAGCAACGGTGCCGGGTAACGCCCGGCGGGGGCAACCCCAGGGAAAGCGCCACAGAGAACAGACCGCCCTGCCTTGTGCAGGGTCAGGGTGAAACGGTGGGGTAAGAGCCCACCGCGGACCTGGCAACAGGGACGGCACGGCAAGCCCCACCGGGAGCAACGCCGAATAGGGACTGCGCGCCGCGTGCGGCAGGGGAGCTTCGCCCCGAGCAGTCCGGGTTGGCGGCTAGATCCTGCGGGCAACCGCAGGGCCAGAGGAATGGTCATCCAGGGGGCAACCCCGGACAAAATCCGGCTTACAGGCCATCCGTGCAAATCCTCCTGCGAGCCCGCCTGCGGCGGCACGTCCCCTTGCGGGGGCGGCGCGGGCGCGGTTCAGTGGGGCGCGAACAACCACAAGGACGCGCCATGAGCTACACGATCGACCGCCTTCTCGAGGGCCTCACCCTGCCGCAAGCC from the Rhodobacter xanthinilyticus genome contains:
- the gatC gene encoding Asp-tRNA(Asn)/Glu-tRNA(Gln) amidotransferase subunit GatC, which codes for MSIDIDTARKVAHLARIAVAEEDLPKLAGQLSGILTFMEQLNEVNVEGIEPMTSVTPMRLKRRVDEVTDGGYQDKILKNAPDAREGFFAVPKVVE
- a CDS encoding metal-dependent hydrolase, which gives rise to MKLTWLGHSGFRLEIEGATLLIDPWLTGNPVFPPEARAKALAGATHILLTHGHGDHSADTLAIAKELGIPVVGIYDLISFWQETEGITGLGFNRGGTVDLAGARVTMVPASHSSSIGGPAGPVYAGSEAGYMIAGEGRVIYLSGDTTVMADMGWMGELYRPDIGILCAGGHFTMDMKTAAFAAHKYFDFKTVIPCHYRTFPLLEQSAEALVAGLPGVEVIEPEVMVALEL
- a CDS encoding N-acetylmuramoyl-L-alanine amidase, whose protein sequence is MSLPSPNFGPRRDGARPELIVIHYTAMASAAEARARLCDPAAEVSAHWLIAEDGACEALVAEEARAWHAGAGAWAGRGDVNSRSIGIELANPGDRPFPEPQMAALEALLRAIMARWGIGPEGVIAHSDMAPERKSDPGPRFDWARLARQGLALWPEPGAAPGPEIAPDRAAFAALANAFGYPEAPFEALLAAVRLRFRPRAAGPLDGRDMAIIAELAAAHGADGGPWRAC
- the gatA gene encoding Asp-tRNA(Asn)/Glu-tRNA(Gln) amidotransferase subunit GatA yields the protein MSLNKLTIAEARDALRKGDVTAVEITESCLAAIEAADVLNAFCAKTPETARAQAAAADARIRAGDAPAMCGIPLGIKDLFATKGVATQAASKILSGFKPEYESTVTQNLWDAGAVMLGKLSMDEFAMGSSNETACYGPVVNPWKIDERALTPGGSSGGSAAAVAADLCLAATGTDTGGSIRQPAAFTGIVGIKPTYGRVSRWGVVAFASSLDQAGPMTKTVRDAAIMLGAMASVDPKDSTSAEIAVPDFEAALTGDIRGKKIGIPREYRLEGMNAEIARLWDEGAAMLKDAGAEIVDISLPHTKYALPAYYVIAPAEASSNLARYDGVRYGHRAKLGAGDGIVEMYEKTRAEGFGPEVQRRIMVGTYVLSAGFYDAYYNRARRVRALIKRDFDEAFAAGIDAILTPATPSSAFGLGEMQDADPVEMYLNDVFTVTVNLAGLPGVSVPAGLDAKGLPLGLQLIGRPWGEGDLLNQALVLEKAVGFTAKPAQWW
- a CDS encoding hybrid-cluster NAD(P)-dependent oxidoreductase, with the protein product MARVNWTAEPWHESEMLECAMVVPETPNTSTFTFRAPSGAWFDYEPGQFITLDLPVPGGNVQRTYTISSSPSRPLSISLTVKAQSDSIGTRWMLDHLKPGMKIRAWGPAGIFSFRRHQADKYLFISAGSGITPMMSMTTWAWDSGEMPDITFVHSARRPSEIIFRERLEQFANRVPGLQLRFTVEKPDPFRAWNGYQGRLNQIMLGLMAPDYLEREVFCCGPEPFMASVREMLISLGYDMERYHQESFGLAVASEAEAPALDDVVLDDAARSEITFTASGVTQSCAETDTVLAVAKRAGLNIPSGCTFGLCGTCKVKKTAGEVHMVHNGGISDDDIEAGYILACCSNPMGKVSVEI
- a CDS encoding aromatic ring-hydroxylating oxygenase subunit alpha, whose translation is MLNASEIRAELAARRKNYSLSRALYCDEGVYQADLEQIFYREWLFAVPAAELPKTGSFATLQVGAYPVILTRGSDGTIRAFHNVCRHRGQRLCSKASGTSPKLVCPYHQWTYELDGKLLYARDMQEDFDASAHGLKKVHCVDIGGMVFICLAEVPPPIADLAKTLGAYLAPSGIKTAKVAFQSTIVEKGNWKLVIENNRECYHCGGSHPSLCRTYSDNPRMTAMEGPDAASPDILAHWARCEAAGLPSRFINHPKMQWRLARIPLLNNAESYTMSTKAAVTGMRMGEMPFNDAGSLLFFHYPNTWNHFLADHAIVFRVLPLSATETQVTTTWLVPADAVEGKDYDLKTLTEVWEATNDEDRQVVEENQAGILSPAYEPGPYSTVQEEGVIQFVDWYCDTMSERLGDAPALAAE